One segment of Chloracidobacterium sp. DNA contains the following:
- the truB gene encoding tRNA pseudouridine(55) synthase TruB → MSQLLSGGLLIDKPPNATSHDVVALVRRFIGIKRVGHTGTLDPFATGLLVLCVGPATRLARFLTDTSKSYRAVLRFGFATDTQDLTGQPLSPPRSTSDLTENRLREVARSFIGKQMQTPPMYSAKKIDGVALYHLARAGKVVVRAATPIEVFSFDFIPDAEGRIIRQDEQGATIVECDVACSSGTYIRTLAHDIGERIGCGAHLAALRRTAVDGFTVEEAVTLEELQRMVATGSWTRCLLSPLNLLRGWPRVTLGCRAAQRFVCGQPQPISSDDIIQGTGRPRPVTPEVGIAVLDDAGNFLGVGRYVPHEGKLRPQTVLPPAG, encoded by the coding sequence ATGTCCCAACTGCTTTCCGGCGGCTTGCTGATTGACAAGCCGCCCAACGCTACATCACACGATGTCGTCGCTCTCGTCCGAAGGTTTATTGGGATCAAGCGGGTGGGACATACCGGTACGCTCGACCCCTTTGCGACGGGGCTGCTGGTGTTGTGTGTCGGGCCGGCAACGCGCCTTGCGCGCTTTCTCACCGACACTTCCAAGAGTTATCGAGCAGTTTTACGGTTTGGTTTTGCCACGGACACACAGGATTTGACGGGACAGCCGCTGTCGCCGCCGCGCTCCACGAGCGACCTGACTGAAAACCGGTTACGCGAGGTGGCGCGCAGTTTCATCGGCAAGCAAATGCAGACGCCGCCGATGTACTCCGCCAAGAAGATAGACGGCGTAGCGCTTTACCACTTGGCACGGGCGGGCAAGGTCGTCGTACGGGCGGCGACGCCGATTGAGGTGTTCAGCTTTGATTTCATTCCTGATGCCGAAGGACGCATCATCCGGCAGGACGAGCAAGGGGCGACTATTGTGGAATGCGATGTCGCTTGCTCTTCAGGAACGTACATCCGTACGCTGGCGCACGACATCGGCGAGCGAATTGGGTGTGGGGCGCATCTGGCGGCCTTGCGCCGAACCGCTGTAGACGGCTTCACGGTAGAAGAAGCGGTGACGCTGGAAGAACTTCAACGCATGGTGGCGACTGGCTCGTGGACACGCTGCCTTCTTTCACCGCTCAATCTGCTGCGCGGCTGGCCGCGGGTTACGCTCGGCTGCCGAGCGGCGCAGCGTTTTGTCTGTGGTCAGCCGCAGCCGATATCGTCCGACGACATCATTCAGGGTACCGGACGCCCCCGACCAGTTACACCAGAGGTTGGGATCGCCGTTCTAGATGACGCAGGAAACTTTCTTGGCGTAGGGCGCTATGTTCCTCATGAAGGCAAGCTGCGCCCGCAGACCGTGCTGCCACCAGCGGGTTAG
- a CDS encoding YtxH domain-containing protein has translation MSESSNKITYFLAGASIGALVALLFAPKSGRELRSDISDAARRGIEYTTENAKALGEKASQLYTSGYEKTSELYALGKEKAAHLLESGRGLLEEQRERVTAAIEAGKQAYREKKAEALALDRKEAPDSEPAL, from the coding sequence ATGTCCGAAAGCTCGAACAAGATTACGTATTTTCTCGCCGGTGCCAGCATCGGCGCGCTGGTCGCGCTGCTGTTTGCGCCGAAGTCGGGACGCGAGCTGCGGAGCGACATCAGCGACGCGGCACGGCGGGGGATTGAATACACCACGGAAAACGCCAAAGCGCTTGGCGAGAAGGCGTCCCAGTTGTACACCAGCGGTTACGAAAAAACATCGGAACTTTACGCGCTGGGTAAGGAGAAGGCGGCGCATTTGTTGGAGTCGGGACGCGGACTCCTTGAAGAGCAGCGGGAGCGGGTTACTGCCGCGATTGAAGCTGGCAAGCAGGCCTACCGTGAGAAAAAAGCGGAAGCTTTGGCGCTCGACCGGAAAGAAGCCCCCGACAGTGAGCCGGCGCTGTAA
- a CDS encoding DUF433 domain-containing protein, which translates to MMTITDRIEVNPKIMLGKPVIRGTRITVELILRKLGEEATEKDLCDAYPGLTPTDIRAAAAYAADTLAHEETIFLSPPGDMAIS; encoded by the coding sequence ATGATGACGATCACAGACCGTATCGAGGTAAATCCCAAGATTATGCTTGGCAAGCCCGTCATTCGTGGCACACGCATTACCGTTGAACTCATCTTGCGCAAGCTGGGGGAAGAAGCGACGGAAAAGGACCTTTGTGACGCTTACCCTGGACTAACGCCAACGGACATCCGGGCTGCAGCAGCCTACGCGGCCGATACTTTGGCGCACGAAGAAACTATCTTCCTGTCGCCGCCAGGCGATATGGCAATCAGCTAA
- a CDS encoding NAD(P)-binding domain-containing protein → MACDLVIIGAGPAGLTAAYAAQQAGLDYLVLERAAIAQTIADYPIGRTLFSTPNEIEIIPGTLHPKCGPKPTREEVLVYYTRLAVCELRLCVHTYEATQAILPTGHGFQVISDRAVYEARRVLVATGGFGRPRRLNVRGETPARVSYRFVEAFPYAGRNVLVVGGGNSAAEAVLDLCRVGAQVDWSLRRPSLDPRPEDADRVGIKPWVREPLLECEARGEVKIHYATNCVGVTPRTAQLQDAGGVVYDVPCDQIFALLGAVPDVTLLAAAGVTIAPDGRPLYNPETNETNVSGLYVVGHLTRELHMKNATVVPRRIVETIARELGRAGGAATS, encoded by the coding sequence ATGGCTTGTGATCTTGTGATTATCGGCGCAGGTCCGGCGGGACTGACCGCCGCCTACGCCGCCCAGCAGGCTGGACTTGATTATTTGGTGCTGGAACGGGCGGCGATTGCCCAGACAATCGCTGACTACCCGATTGGTCGGACGCTGTTTTCCACGCCCAACGAAATTGAAATCATCCCCGGAACACTGCACCCAAAGTGCGGCCCGAAGCCGACCCGTGAAGAAGTGCTGGTGTACTATACCAGGCTGGCCGTCTGTGAGTTGCGGTTGTGCGTCCACACGTATGAAGCCACTCAAGCCATTCTCCCAACCGGCCATGGGTTTCAGGTCATTTCCGACCGGGCCGTGTATGAGGCGCGGCGGGTGCTGGTGGCGACGGGCGGCTTCGGACGTCCTCGGCGATTGAATGTGCGCGGTGAAACCCCAGCGCGAGTATCTTACCGGTTTGTAGAGGCGTTTCCGTACGCCGGGCGGAATGTTTTGGTGGTCGGCGGCGGCAACTCGGCTGCGGAGGCAGTGCTTGATTTGTGTCGTGTCGGCGCGCAGGTGGATTGGTCGTTACGTCGTCCGTCGCTTGATCCTCGTCCAGAGGACGCCGACCGCGTGGGCATCAAGCCATGGGTGCGCGAACCGTTGCTTGAATGCGAGGCGCGCGGCGAAGTCAAGATCCACTACGCCACCAACTGCGTCGGCGTCACACCCCGGACGGCGCAGCTTCAGGACGCTGGAGGTGTGGTGTACGATGTGCCGTGCGACCAGATTTTCGCATTGTTGGGGGCTGTCCCGGATGTAACCCTACTGGCGGCGGCCGGCGTCACCATTGCCCCTGACGGACGACCGCTCTATAACCCGGAAACAAACGAAACCAACGTTTCTGGTCTCTACGTGGTTGGTCATCTGACCCGCGAGCTGCACATGAAGAACGCGACGGTTGTTCCGCGTCGGATTGTGGAAACGATTGCGCGCGAGTTGGGTCGCGCCGGCGGCGCGGCGACCAGCTGA